In Camarhynchus parvulus chromosome Z, STF_HiC, whole genome shotgun sequence, a genomic segment contains:
- the UBAP1 gene encoding ubiquitin-associated protein 1 isoform X1, whose product MASKKLGSDSHGPFSYLDDVPFKIGDKFKTPAKVGLPIGFCLSDSSQLVREAQYDFSLEKKTIEWAEDIKKIQAAQREAERKAEEALANSKAAPEDSTKMGFSEGPCPEAMPPPINPILASLQHNNILTPTPANSSSVKQKVLSPPRPKADFNPADFECEEDPFDKLELKTIDDKEELKNILEIHVGTTGPIVAQLLDNTLPKGGSESVLQDEEVLASIEKATLDFKPLHKPNGFITLPQLGNCEKMSLSSKVSLSPITSVSNIKSLSFPKLDSDEGDQKSSKLTSTFHSTTCLRNGTLLSSLQTCAQSKASELNGHHMLGLSALNEDSGRETLSSSSRLSSLAVSTVCAEEESSQSTSITQVHPDYQETENPMVTHQNFAVSKVPNNSSCTKWPGGLTAELQQGLSPSERHCVETVVNMGYSPENVLKAMKKKGQNIDQVLDYLFAHGQLCEKGFDPLLVEAALEMHQCSEEKITELLQLMSQFKEMGFELKDIKEVLLLHNNDQHNALEDLMARAGAS is encoded by the exons ATGGCTTCTAAGAAGTTGGGATCCGACTCTCATG GGCCTTTCAGTTACCTTGATGATGTCCCATTTAAGATAGGAGACAAGTTCAAAACCCCAGCAAAGGTTGGATTACCCATTGGTTTCTGTCTGTCTGATTCTTCTCAGCTTGTCAGAGAAGCCCAG TATGACTTctcactggaaaagaaaacaatcgAGTGGGCTGAAGACATCAAAAAAAttcaggctgcccagagagaaGCTGAACGCAAGGCAGAAGAAGCTCTAGCAAACTcaaaagcagctccagaggaCAGCACCAAGATGGGGTTCTCAGAGGGACCTTGCCCTGAAGCCATGCCTCCTCCTATTAACCCCATCCTCGCTAGCCTGCAGCACAATAATATTCTGACTCCCACCCCAgccaacagcagctctgtgaagcAAAAGGTCCTCAGTCCACCTCGTCCAAAGGCAGATTTCAACCCAGCTGATTTTGAATGTGAAGAAGACCCATTTGACAAACTGGAATTAAAAACTATAGATGATAaggaggaattaaaaaatatccttGAAATTCATGTTGGTACTACCGGGCCGATTGTTGCCCAGCTGTTAGATAATACTTTGCCTAAAGGAGGGTCTGAGTCTGTGTTGCAAGATGAGGAAGTTCTGGCATCCATAGAAAAGGCCACGTTGGACTTCAAACCCCTTCACAAACCCAATGGCTTTATCACTTTACCACAGCTGGGAAACTGTGAAAAGATGTCCTTGTCTTCCAAAGTGTCCCTTTCCCCCATCACTTCAGTGAGCAATATCAAATCCCTGTCATTCCCTAAGCTTGACTCCGATGAGGGTGATCAGAAATCATCAAAGCTCACGAGCACTTTCCACAGTACTACCTGTCTCCGCAATGGCACTTTGCTTAGCTCTTTGCAAACCTGTGCTCAGAGCAAAGCCAGTGAACTGAATGGACACCATATGCTTGGTCTTTCCGCTCTAAATGAGGACAGTGGCAGGGAGACATTATCCTCTTCATCCAGGCTGTCTTCCCTGGCTGTTTCGACTGTTTGTGCGGAAGAAGAATCATCTCAAAGCACATCGATTACG CAGGTACATCCAGACTACCAGGAAACAGAAAACCCTATG GTAACACACCAAAACTTTGCAGTGTCTAAAGTGCCCAAtaacagcagctgcacaaagtGGCCAGGTGGTCTCAcggctgagctgcagcagggcctcTCCCCCAGCGAGAGGCACTGTGTGGAGACTGTGGTCAACATGGGCTACTCACCTGAGAACGTCCTGAAAGCCATGAAGAAGAAGGGACAGAACATAGATCAG GTTTTGGATTACCTGTTTGCACATGGACAGCTTTGTGAGAAGGGCTTTGATCCACTTCTTGTTGAAGCAGCTTTGGAAATGCACCAGTGTTCAGAGGAGAAG ATCACAGAACTTCTCCAATTAATGAGTCAATTTAAAGAAATGGGCTTTGAACTCAAAGACATTAAGGAGGTCTTATTATTACACAACAATGACCAACACAATGCTTTGGAAGATCTAATGGCCCGTGCAGGAGCCAGCTGA
- the UBAP1 gene encoding ubiquitin-associated protein 1 isoform X2, translating into MASKKLGSDSHGPFSYLDDVPFKIGDKFKTPAKVGLPIGFCLSDSSQLVREAQYDFSLEKKTIEWAEDIKKIQAAQREAERKAEEALANSKAAPEDSTKMGFSEGPCPEAMPPPINPILASLQHNNILTPTPANSSSVKQKVLSPPRPKADFNPADFECEEDPFDKLELKTIDDKEELKNILEIHVGTTGPIVAQLLDNTLPKGGSESVLQDEEVLASIEKATLDFKPLHKPNGFITLPQLGNCEKMSLSSKVSLSPITSVSNIKSLSFPKLDSDEGDQKSSKLTSTFHSTTCLRNGTLLSSLQTCAQSKASELNGHHMLGLSALNEDSGRETLSSSSRLSSLAVSTVCAEEESSQSTSITVHPDYQETENPMVTHQNFAVSKVPNNSSCTKWPGGLTAELQQGLSPSERHCVETVVNMGYSPENVLKAMKKKGQNIDQVLDYLFAHGQLCEKGFDPLLVEAALEMHQCSEEKITELLQLMSQFKEMGFELKDIKEVLLLHNNDQHNALEDLMARAGAS; encoded by the exons ATGGCTTCTAAGAAGTTGGGATCCGACTCTCATG GGCCTTTCAGTTACCTTGATGATGTCCCATTTAAGATAGGAGACAAGTTCAAAACCCCAGCAAAGGTTGGATTACCCATTGGTTTCTGTCTGTCTGATTCTTCTCAGCTTGTCAGAGAAGCCCAG TATGACTTctcactggaaaagaaaacaatcgAGTGGGCTGAAGACATCAAAAAAAttcaggctgcccagagagaaGCTGAACGCAAGGCAGAAGAAGCTCTAGCAAACTcaaaagcagctccagaggaCAGCACCAAGATGGGGTTCTCAGAGGGACCTTGCCCTGAAGCCATGCCTCCTCCTATTAACCCCATCCTCGCTAGCCTGCAGCACAATAATATTCTGACTCCCACCCCAgccaacagcagctctgtgaagcAAAAGGTCCTCAGTCCACCTCGTCCAAAGGCAGATTTCAACCCAGCTGATTTTGAATGTGAAGAAGACCCATTTGACAAACTGGAATTAAAAACTATAGATGATAaggaggaattaaaaaatatccttGAAATTCATGTTGGTACTACCGGGCCGATTGTTGCCCAGCTGTTAGATAATACTTTGCCTAAAGGAGGGTCTGAGTCTGTGTTGCAAGATGAGGAAGTTCTGGCATCCATAGAAAAGGCCACGTTGGACTTCAAACCCCTTCACAAACCCAATGGCTTTATCACTTTACCACAGCTGGGAAACTGTGAAAAGATGTCCTTGTCTTCCAAAGTGTCCCTTTCCCCCATCACTTCAGTGAGCAATATCAAATCCCTGTCATTCCCTAAGCTTGACTCCGATGAGGGTGATCAGAAATCATCAAAGCTCACGAGCACTTTCCACAGTACTACCTGTCTCCGCAATGGCACTTTGCTTAGCTCTTTGCAAACCTGTGCTCAGAGCAAAGCCAGTGAACTGAATGGACACCATATGCTTGGTCTTTCCGCTCTAAATGAGGACAGTGGCAGGGAGACATTATCCTCTTCATCCAGGCTGTCTTCCCTGGCTGTTTCGACTGTTTGTGCGGAAGAAGAATCATCTCAAAGCACATCGATTACG GTACATCCAGACTACCAGGAAACAGAAAACCCTATG GTAACACACCAAAACTTTGCAGTGTCTAAAGTGCCCAAtaacagcagctgcacaaagtGGCCAGGTGGTCTCAcggctgagctgcagcagggcctcTCCCCCAGCGAGAGGCACTGTGTGGAGACTGTGGTCAACATGGGCTACTCACCTGAGAACGTCCTGAAAGCCATGAAGAAGAAGGGACAGAACATAGATCAG GTTTTGGATTACCTGTTTGCACATGGACAGCTTTGTGAGAAGGGCTTTGATCCACTTCTTGTTGAAGCAGCTTTGGAAATGCACCAGTGTTCAGAGGAGAAG ATCACAGAACTTCTCCAATTAATGAGTCAATTTAAAGAAATGGGCTTTGAACTCAAAGACATTAAGGAGGTCTTATTATTACACAACAATGACCAACACAATGCTTTGGAAGATCTAATGGCCCGTGCAGGAGCCAGCTGA